A portion of the Sulfuricurvum kujiense DSM 16994 genome contains these proteins:
- a CDS encoding amino acid permease has protein sequence MKGIFRKKDMSGTNGEFRRSLGLMDVTFIGVGAVIGAGIFVITGQAAATMAGPAIVLSFLLGAVMIGITALIYAELSSAYPVAGSAYSFTFASLGEVFAWFVGWNLLLEYGVATAAVATGWSGYLRRFLENSMGLHIPQALSGAYNPSAGTYIDISAFGIILAIFVLLAIGIKESAKVNTAIVFIKLGVLVTFVVVGLPHVDFHNLSNFFPFGWEGVWHGASLIIFAYLGFDAISTVAEETKNPERNIPLGLILSLALSVVFFILVSFTLTAIVPYQELNVPDALAFALYKVNEPFAANVIALGAVITITTVMIVMGLGFTRIFFALARDGLLPKTLSEIHPKFNTPYKATIIGGILLSIMAGLIPLKTLAELVNIGTLFAYLMVAVAIIVLRRQNSIQPVFKIPAFKILMPLNFILIIFMMAGLPFETWLRFIGWSVIGMLIYAYYSTKRSKAE, from the coding sequence ATGAAAGGTATTTTTAGGAAAAAGGATATGAGCGGCACAAACGGAGAATTCCGTCGAAGCCTCGGTCTCATGGATGTAACGTTTATCGGTGTTGGTGCGGTTATCGGCGCCGGTATCTTCGTTATCACCGGTCAGGCGGCGGCAACGATGGCGGGACCGGCGATCGTATTGTCGTTCTTGCTCGGTGCCGTGATGATCGGGATTACGGCTCTTATATATGCGGAACTCAGCTCCGCCTATCCGGTTGCGGGGAGTGCGTACAGTTTTACATTTGCTTCTTTGGGGGAAGTATTTGCGTGGTTTGTGGGATGGAATCTGCTCCTTGAATACGGAGTGGCTACTGCCGCGGTGGCTACGGGGTGGTCCGGGTATCTGCGCCGTTTCTTGGAAAACTCTATGGGACTACATATCCCGCAAGCCCTCAGCGGCGCTTATAACCCGAGTGCAGGGACTTATATCGATATCAGTGCATTCGGGATTATTTTGGCTATTTTTGTTCTTCTGGCAATCGGTATCAAGGAGAGTGCAAAAGTTAATACGGCCATCGTATTTATTAAGCTTGGAGTTTTAGTAACATTCGTGGTAGTAGGATTGCCGCACGTTGATTTTCATAATCTCTCCAACTTTTTCCCGTTCGGATGGGAAGGGGTATGGCACGGAGCTTCATTGATTATTTTTGCTTACCTCGGATTTGATGCGATCAGTACGGTAGCTGAAGAGACGAAAAACCCTGAACGCAATATCCCGTTGGGACTTATCCTCTCCTTGGCTTTGAGTGTCGTCTTTTTTATCCTGGTGAGTTTTACCCTTACTGCAATCGTACCGTATCAGGAACTGAACGTTCCCGATGCGCTTGCTTTTGCATTGTACAAAGTAAATGAACCGTTTGCGGCAAACGTTATCGCTTTGGGTGCCGTTATTACGATTACGACGGTTATGATCGTTATGGGGCTCGGGTTTACCCGTATCTTTTTTGCCCTTGCACGCGACGGGCTATTGCCGAAGACACTAAGTGAAATTCATCCGAAATTCAATACTCCCTATAAAGCGACTATTATCGGCGGTATCTTGCTCAGTATTATGGCAGGGTTGATCCCTCTTAAAACGTTGGCGGAATTGGTCAATATCGGAACACTGTTCGCCTATTTGATGGTAGCGGTGGCGATTATCGTTCTTCGTCGCCAAAATAGTATTCAGCCGGTCTTTAAAATCCCTGCGTTTAAAATCCTGATGCCCCTTAATTTCATTCTGATTATATTTATGATGGCGGGGTTGCCGTTTGAGACATGGCTTCGCTTTATCGGATGGTCGGTTATCGGGATGTTGATTTACGCTTATTACAGTACGAAACGTTCAAAGGCAGAGTGA
- a CDS encoding MFS transporter — protein MAISVWRQVLTLPVIVIAMGYFVDIYDLILFGVVRVESLSELGLDKEGITLWGSYILNAQMAGMLIGGILWGILGDKKGRLSVLFASIILYSVANLLNAFVTNVEQYTILRFIAGIGLAGELGAGVTLVAEILPKELRGYGVMTIAAFGVLGVVAAKGVAGYFEWRNAYIIGGVLGFMLLALRFRVRESAMFEHNLSDDIKRGQFFALFTHKKLFTKYIKAIVIGMPLWYVVGILVMFSPEFATALSIQGEVTAGSALMYTYIGLSVGDLASGYLSQQMRSRKKAYTIFMALSLLSVIYYFTLQGASADAFYIAVFLLGVFCGYWALFITMAAEQFGTNIRATVATTVPNFVRGSVVPITSSFMLLKESMGVLGAAATVGSVVFVIALVALYYTRETFHEDLDYIEA, from the coding sequence ATGGCGATATCGGTATGGCGTCAGGTTCTGACACTCCCCGTCATTGTTATCGCGATGGGGTATTTTGTTGATATTTACGACCTGATTTTGTTTGGGGTTGTGCGTGTCGAGAGTTTGAGCGAGTTGGGATTGGATAAAGAGGGTATTACTCTGTGGGGTTCGTATATCCTGAATGCCCAAATGGCTGGGATGCTGATCGGTGGGATTCTATGGGGGATTCTCGGGGATAAAAAAGGGCGACTCTCAGTACTGTTTGCCTCGATCATCCTCTATTCCGTTGCCAATTTGCTTAATGCGTTTGTTACCAATGTCGAGCAATATACGATTTTGCGTTTTATCGCGGGAATCGGCCTGGCGGGAGAATTGGGCGCGGGAGTGACGTTGGTTGCCGAGATTCTTCCCAAAGAGCTACGAGGGTATGGTGTCATGACCATTGCGGCGTTTGGGGTATTGGGTGTTGTGGCAGCTAAAGGTGTTGCCGGATATTTTGAGTGGCGCAATGCCTATATTATCGGAGGGGTATTGGGATTCATGCTCCTTGCACTGCGCTTTCGGGTTCGTGAGTCGGCGATGTTTGAGCATAATTTGAGCGATGATATCAAACGTGGGCAGTTTTTTGCCCTTTTTACCCATAAAAAGCTTTTTACTAAATACATCAAGGCGATCGTCATCGGGATGCCGTTGTGGTATGTCGTCGGTATTTTGGTGATGTTTTCTCCCGAGTTTGCGACCGCGCTTTCCATTCAGGGAGAAGTAACGGCGGGATCGGCGTTGATGTATACCTATATCGGTTTATCTGTCGGGGATTTGGCCAGCGGATATTTGTCTCAGCAGATGCGGAGCCGTAAGAAAGCGTATACGATTTTCATGGCCCTTTCGCTTTTAAGCGTTATCTATTATTTTACCCTTCAGGGTGCCAGTGCCGATGCGTTTTACATCGCTGTCTTTTTACTGGGGGTATTTTGCGGCTACTGGGCGCTGTTTATTACGATGGCGGCAGAGCAGTTCGGAACGAATATTCGTGCTACTGTCGCAACGACAGTACCTAATTTCGTTCGCGGATCGGTGGTGCCGATCACGTCGAGTTTCATGCTTCTGAAAGAGAGTATGGGTGTGTTGGGTGCTGCGGCCACAGTTGGATCGGTTGTATTTGTGATTGCGTTAGTCGCGCTGTATTATACGCGTGAGACGTTTCATGAAGATTTGGATTATATAGAAGCGTAA